Proteins encoded within one genomic window of Alteribacter populi:
- a CDS encoding BglG family transcription antiterminator, producing MNDRQKSILRLFLLDPNQHLLVREIADKISCSEKTIRTDFKEIDHWLNKQSSAKLVRKRSKGVLLEVDHEEQKRLVNALYAVNINKLPDETRMFEILQCILNKENNLTIQELAKRFFVNKNVIKRDLNQIEEFLKTFHLKMTAKQKVGILVEGNERNKRSALLSYIENSGKETEIVTNMFENHEWTTVEHYVKALDKSLPLSLSDRSLKNLVIHVLIAIKRLKQKNPLPMTEEEIKSLKNKKEFILAKKLMDTLEPIFSLKFPENEVAYIAQRILGGKYERPSGGVTKEEGLEYGSNVSSFVDELISKVSRVTNLDFQSDKQLSSGLKIHLQATFNRIDYQLFISNPMLDDIKKMYPYMFQVIYSIFPDLSESRVSQIPEDEIGYLTLHFQSSLERIQQLSGENKKALIVCSMGIGMSQLLKTKIERKFHSLEIVGCVPASRLKSYEQQQEVDFIISTVPLLTETPHIEISPLLFDHEQTKIEYFIKNLDDRTSFPCLKSFLNEELIFLHYEINEREELIKTITQKLYKRGIVKKSYIKSTLQREKTSSTFIGGGVAIPHGDPDLVITPTIAVVTLEEPIQWENEQVSVVFVLANKLSDSQKTKKLFHEFSNLTENTSLVEKLANQIKVEDFLGLL from the coding sequence ATGAATGACAGACAAAAGTCGATACTAAGGCTATTTCTCCTAGATCCAAACCAGCATTTACTCGTACGGGAAATAGCCGATAAAATCTCTTGTTCCGAAAAGACGATTCGCACTGATTTTAAAGAAATCGATCATTGGTTAAATAAGCAATCAAGTGCCAAGTTAGTTAGGAAGCGTAGTAAAGGTGTTCTTTTAGAGGTCGATCATGAAGAACAAAAACGATTAGTTAACGCCCTTTATGCGGTGAACATAAATAAGCTGCCTGATGAAACTAGAATGTTTGAGATTCTACAATGTATTTTAAATAAGGAAAATAACTTAACTATTCAGGAGTTAGCTAAACGTTTTTTTGTAAATAAAAACGTAATCAAAAGAGATCTTAATCAAATTGAAGAGTTTTTAAAAACCTTTCACCTTAAAATGACTGCCAAACAAAAGGTAGGTATTCTTGTTGAAGGTAATGAGCGAAACAAGCGGTCCGCCTTACTTAGCTATATTGAAAATTCCGGTAAGGAGACTGAAATAGTAACGAATATGTTTGAAAATCATGAATGGACAACGGTCGAGCACTATGTTAAAGCACTTGACAAATCATTGCCACTCTCTTTATCTGATCGCTCTTTAAAAAACCTAGTCATTCACGTGTTAATTGCGATTAAACGTTTGAAGCAGAAGAACCCCTTACCTATGACAGAGGAAGAAATAAAGTCGTTAAAAAATAAAAAAGAATTTATTCTTGCTAAGAAATTGATGGACACTCTGGAGCCAATTTTTTCGTTAAAATTCCCTGAAAATGAAGTGGCGTATATTGCCCAACGAATTTTAGGGGGAAAATATGAACGACCTTCCGGTGGTGTAACAAAAGAAGAGGGGCTTGAGTATGGAAGTAACGTTTCATCCTTTGTCGATGAACTAATTTCAAAGGTCTCCCGCGTTACTAATTTGGATTTTCAAAGTGACAAACAACTTAGTTCCGGCTTGAAAATTCATCTTCAGGCTACGTTTAATCGTATCGATTATCAATTGTTTATATCAAACCCAATGCTTGATGACATAAAGAAGATGTATCCTTATATGTTTCAAGTCATTTATTCGATTTTTCCTGACTTAAGTGAATCACGAGTGTCTCAAATACCTGAAGATGAAATAGGGTATTTAACACTACATTTTCAATCATCACTAGAGAGGATTCAGCAGTTAAGTGGTGAAAACAAAAAAGCATTAATCGTTTGTTCCATGGGCATTGGAATGTCTCAATTACTCAAAACAAAAATAGAGAGGAAATTTCATTCTTTGGAGATTGTGGGGTGTGTACCAGCTTCTCGGTTGAAAAGCTATGAACAACAACAGGAGGTCGATTTTATTATCTCAACGGTACCTCTCCTTACCGAGACACCACACATTGAAATTTCACCTTTGCTTTTTGATCACGAACAGACGAAAATCGAATACTTTATAAAAAACCTTGATGATCGAACAAGCTTCCCTTGCTTAAAGAGTTTCTTAAACGAGGAGCTTATATTTCTTCACTATGAAATAAATGAGCGTGAGGAGCTAATTAAAACGATTACGCAAAAACTATATAAACGAGGAATAGTAAAAAAAAGTTATATTAAAAGTACCTTGCAACGAGAAAAAACATCGTCTACGTTTATAGGCGGTGGAGTAGCAATACCTCATGGAGACCCTGACCTCGTGATCACACCAACCATCGCAGTAGTCACTTTAGAGGAACCGATTCAGTGGGAAAATGAACAGGTTTCCGTTGTTTTTGTTTTAGCAAATAAACTTTCTGATAGTCAAAAGACAAAAAAGCTGTTTCATGAATTTTCGAACCTAACAGAAAATACTTCCTTAGTTGAAAAGCTAGCAAATCAAATTAAAGTTGAAGACTTTTTAGGACTGCTTTAA
- a CDS encoding amidohydrolase family protein produces the protein MKVNLIIKNAFVMTMEGTGVGMIEDGAIAVKGNTIAGVGRTDEIVQQFSAEEIIDAQNKLIMPGLIDAHIHTGLGILRGVSQDIGNWMQEGLWPFMKHVTAEDHVNGSMMNIVEGIKAGTTTFCDYDSHMNEIVNNYVKVGARARIAELVNEIPHDIGDIPVGELYPFHANIGERKLQNNIKLLEEWHEKEAGRITCMLGPHGPDMMSVELLKEMKALAEKYDTKLHMHVAQGDREIDQMIKRYGKRSIAFLEEIGYLNGRLLAVHLTEATKVETESVAKSGAAMINCSGSIGIIDGIVPPIQEFIEAGGTAALGSDQAPGNNCNNMFNEMKFVSILNKVKRQDPAVFPAHLALRLATIESAKAIGLDHEVGSLKTGKKADLLLVNLQEPSLSPVITEPIRNIVPNLVYSAKGNEVESVMIDGRFIMKNREITTVDEKEIIKTAQISANEISRKAKEDNHKSKSPLLQRMKNEEL, from the coding sequence ATGAAAGTTAACTTGATTATCAAGAACGCTTTTGTCATGACGATGGAGGGGACCGGCGTTGGTATGATTGAAGATGGCGCGATCGCCGTTAAAGGAAATACGATTGCAGGAGTAGGTCGTACAGATGAAATTGTTCAGCAATTTTCTGCTGAAGAAATTATTGATGCACAAAATAAGCTCATTATGCCCGGACTCATTGATGCTCATATCCATACGGGCTTAGGGATTCTCCGCGGCGTTTCTCAAGACATTGGCAATTGGATGCAAGAAGGATTGTGGCCGTTTATGAAACATGTCACAGCAGAAGATCATGTGAATGGTTCAATGATGAACATTGTAGAGGGAATTAAAGCAGGAACCACGACGTTTTGCGATTATGATTCACATATGAACGAGATCGTTAACAACTATGTGAAGGTTGGAGCGCGGGCGAGGATCGCAGAGCTCGTTAACGAAATTCCTCATGATATCGGGGATATCCCTGTCGGAGAACTTTACCCTTTTCACGCAAATATTGGTGAAAGGAAATTACAAAATAATATCAAACTACTAGAAGAATGGCATGAAAAAGAAGCTGGCCGAATTACATGCATGCTTGGCCCCCACGGTCCGGATATGATGAGTGTAGAATTACTGAAAGAAATGAAAGCGTTAGCAGAAAAATACGATACAAAACTGCACATGCATGTAGCCCAAGGTGATCGTGAAATTGACCAAATGATTAAACGATATGGAAAACGAAGCATTGCCTTTTTAGAAGAAATCGGTTACTTAAATGGCAGGTTACTCGCTGTTCATTTGACTGAGGCTACGAAAGTAGAAACAGAGTCGGTCGCAAAAAGCGGAGCGGCAATGATCAATTGTTCAGGAAGTATTGGGATCATTGACGGGATTGTTCCACCGATACAGGAGTTTATTGAGGCAGGAGGAACGGCAGCACTAGGCTCTGATCAAGCGCCAGGCAATAATTGCAATAACATGTTTAATGAAATGAAGTTCGTTTCGATTTTAAATAAAGTCAAAAGACAGGATCCTGCAGTTTTTCCAGCTCACTTAGCCCTCCGTCTAGCAACCATTGAATCAGCGAAAGCGATAGGGTTAGACCATGAAGTCGGCTCACTTAAGACGGGAAAAAAAGCAGACTTACTCCTTGTCAATTTACAAGAACCAAGCCTATCCCCAGTTATTACTGAACCGATTCGTAACATCGTACCAAACCTTGTGTATTCTGCAAAAGGCAATGAAGTAGAATCAGTCATGATCGACGGAAGATTTATTATGAAAAATAGAGAAATTACAACAGTAGATGAAAAAGAAATCATCAAAACCGCTCAAATATCCGCAAATGAAATCAGTCGAAAAGCAAAAGAAGACAACCACAAATCGAAAAGCCCACTCCTACAAAGAATGAAAAATGAGGAACTTTAG
- a CDS encoding M14 family zinc carboxypeptidase encodes MKKLLYLVMVMALFFTTAMPAFAESQSKPNGPWIQPGQETKLERFMDPEDLHKKLEQIEDRAREGRMELEVVGHSARDEYPIYVAKFGEADTDNPKVFLQTQIHGDEQGGTEAAIDLIQQLATSNNQDIRTILDNVTVWIVPMLNPDGAQIIEREEGQAKQRRNFQEWTPEEWGLSADAPAPWYHGTDWASGELGYDVNRDFHPDLSFELNEENTDLLPGVGSEPGFFVSPEARASRDVFEELQPDLFIDHHHRYSNTVSEDDDRLNTLQLIAQVVDEDNVVSYDGQDYQVSEESLELSKQVNSYVYQALQKGNSPFGAVSRYPDVNLPGTALGSYSMNDAAIMLYETRGQQHPNGHTGQKSSGMLIKQSYIGLYETLLGLANGEVFEVDPAFYDNEIPTDSPSIGRPNN; translated from the coding sequence ATGAAAAAATTGTTGTACCTTGTAATGGTTATGGCATTATTCTTTACGACTGCAATGCCGGCATTTGCGGAATCACAATCAAAACCTAACGGACCTTGGATTCAGCCGGGACAGGAAACAAAGCTTGAAAGGTTTATGGACCCTGAGGATTTACATAAGAAACTCGAGCAAATTGAGGACCGTGCACGAGAGGGGCGTATGGAGTTAGAGGTAGTCGGACACTCCGCACGGGACGAATACCCGATTTATGTTGCGAAATTTGGTGAAGCAGATACGGATAACCCTAAAGTGTTCCTCCAAACGCAAATTCACGGTGATGAGCAAGGGGGAACGGAGGCAGCGATCGACCTCATCCAACAACTTGCCACGAGTAACAACCAGGATATTAGAACAATCCTTGATAATGTCACTGTATGGATCGTACCGATGTTAAACCCGGATGGTGCTCAAATTATTGAAAGAGAAGAAGGACAAGCGAAACAGCGTAGAAACTTCCAAGAATGGACACCTGAAGAGTGGGGGCTTTCTGCTGATGCACCGGCTCCTTGGTATCATGGAACGGATTGGGCTAGCGGTGAACTAGGCTATGATGTAAACCGTGATTTCCACCCAGACCTTTCTTTTGAATTAAACGAAGAAAACACTGACCTGTTACCAGGGGTCGGTTCAGAGCCAGGATTTTTCGTGTCACCAGAAGCAAGAGCGTCAAGAGACGTGTTTGAGGAACTCCAGCCAGACCTCTTTATTGATCACCACCACCGCTATAGCAACACAGTATCAGAGGACGATGACAGATTAAACACACTACAACTAATTGCACAAGTCGTTGACGAAGATAATGTGGTAAGTTATGACGGACAAGACTATCAAGTGAGCGAAGAATCACTAGAACTCTCTAAGCAAGTGAACAGTTACGTGTATCAAGCATTGCAAAAAGGAAATTCACCATTTGGAGCGGTGTCCAGATACCCCGATGTTAACCTACCTGGAACAGCGCTCGGAAGCTATTCCATGAACGATGCAGCAATCATGCTTTATGAAACACGCGGACAACAACACCCAAATGGTCATACCGGCCAAAAATCAAGCGGAATGCTCATTAAACAAAGCTACATCGGACTCTACGAAACATTACTAGGACTCGCTAATGGCGAAGTTTTTGAAGTAGATCCAGCTTTTTACGATAATGAGATTCCTACAGACAGCCCAAGTATCGGAAGACCAAATAATTAA
- a CDS encoding glycoside hydrolase family 52 protein produces the protein MGKNQFFNAHHSPIGAFSSFTLGFPGSGGGLDLELGRSPKKNVYIGLESAEQGEMYDALPFFASADDEDESKRYDIENPDPDPDKPKIIQPFAKDEVTRDFQLGTDRWCAGDLEFTIYSQTSSVPDPASASDDDMKLTVVPSVVAELTIDNTKSNRSRRAFFGYEGSDPYSSMRRLDDTCDGLTGVGQGRLTAIASDHPDVKSALHFSMENILTTPFEENWTFGLGPIGALVMDVPARTKKTYRFTISFYRGGYVTAGLDASYYYTRYFSNIEDVAAFTLENFEAITERAGRANQMVERKGLSEDQKFMLAHSIRSYYGSSQFLDVDGEPFWVINEGEYRMMNTFDLTVDQLFFEIKMNPWTVKNELDMFVKRFSYEDHVRFPGEKKVFPGGISFTHDMGVSNTISRPGYSSYELYGLDGCFSHMTHEQLVNWVLCAAVYVEQTNDQKWFKANLDIFEHCFESMLNRDHPEAGKRNGVMGLDSTRVMGGAEITTYDSLDVSLGQARNNIYLAGKCWATYVALEKLFADYEMADRSKVAGEQAEKCADTIVANVTEDGYIPAVIGEGNDSKIIPAIEGLVFPYYTNCEEALQPDGRFGSYIRTLKTHLSTVLKEGVCLFEDGGWKISSTSDNSWLSKIYLSQFIAREILGWEWDEQGEKADAAHVAWLTHPTLSVWSWSDQIISGKIAGSKYYPRGVTSVLWLEEVE, from the coding sequence ATGGGGAAAAATCAGTTTTTCAATGCACATCATTCACCAATTGGAGCGTTTTCAAGCTTTACGCTCGGATTTCCGGGAAGTGGCGGGGGACTCGATTTGGAGTTGGGGCGCTCTCCAAAGAAGAATGTCTATATTGGGTTAGAATCCGCTGAGCAAGGGGAAATGTACGACGCGCTTCCATTTTTCGCATCAGCCGATGATGAAGACGAAAGTAAGCGGTATGATATCGAAAATCCTGATCCGGACCCTGACAAACCAAAGATTATCCAGCCGTTTGCGAAAGATGAGGTCACACGTGACTTTCAGTTAGGCACGGATCGTTGGTGTGCGGGGGATCTCGAGTTTACGATTTATTCTCAAACGAGTTCGGTGCCAGATCCTGCTTCAGCTAGTGACGATGACATGAAGCTTACGGTCGTACCTTCGGTTGTTGCTGAATTGACAATCGATAACACGAAAAGTAACCGAAGTAGACGGGCATTTTTTGGGTATGAAGGAAGTGATCCGTATAGTTCGATGCGTAGACTTGATGATACGTGTGACGGGCTAACGGGTGTTGGTCAAGGACGATTGACTGCGATTGCCTCGGATCATCCAGATGTAAAATCTGCGCTGCACTTTAGTATGGAAAACATTTTAACGACGCCTTTTGAAGAAAACTGGACGTTTGGCTTGGGACCAATTGGCGCTCTTGTGATGGACGTTCCTGCTCGTACGAAAAAAACGTATCGATTTACAATTAGTTTTTACCGCGGAGGTTATGTGACAGCTGGGCTTGACGCTTCTTATTATTACACAAGGTACTTCTCAAACATTGAAGATGTTGCAGCCTTTACCCTAGAAAACTTTGAAGCGATCACTGAGCGAGCTGGAAGAGCCAATCAAATGGTGGAGAGAAAAGGACTTTCGGAGGACCAAAAGTTTATGCTCGCACACTCCATTCGCAGTTATTACGGGTCATCGCAATTCCTTGATGTCGATGGTGAGCCTTTTTGGGTAATCAACGAAGGCGAATATCGGATGATGAACACGTTTGATTTAACAGTCGATCAGTTATTTTTCGAAATAAAGATGAATCCTTGGACCGTAAAAAACGAGTTGGACATGTTTGTTAAACGATTTAGTTACGAGGACCATGTCCGCTTTCCTGGAGAAAAAAAAGTATTTCCAGGCGGCATTAGCTTTACCCATGACATGGGCGTTTCAAACACGATTTCCCGTCCCGGCTATTCTTCTTATGAACTGTATGGACTAGACGGATGCTTCTCTCATATGACGCACGAACAGCTCGTCAATTGGGTGTTATGCGCGGCTGTTTATGTTGAGCAAACGAATGATCAGAAATGGTTTAAGGCAAATTTGGATATATTTGAACATTGTTTTGAAAGTATGCTTAACCGTGATCATCCGGAAGCTGGTAAGCGTAACGGAGTCATGGGGCTTGATTCTACTCGCGTAATGGGTGGCGCCGAGATTACCACCTATGACAGCTTGGATGTTTCACTTGGTCAAGCGAGAAATAATATATACTTGGCAGGGAAGTGCTGGGCCACTTATGTAGCACTTGAAAAGTTGTTTGCTGACTATGAGATGGCAGATCGCTCGAAAGTTGCTGGAGAGCAAGCTGAAAAATGCGCCGACACGATTGTTGCGAATGTGACAGAAGACGGGTACATCCCAGCAGTAATCGGAGAAGGAAATGATTCTAAAATAATTCCAGCAATTGAAGGCCTTGTTTTTCCATATTACACGAATTGTGAAGAAGCTCTTCAACCCGATGGACGTTTCGGTTCCTATATTCGGACGTTGAAAACTCATTTGAGTACCGTTCTCAAAGAAGGTGTCTGTCTGTTTGAGGATGGCGGCTGGAAGATCTCATCAACTAGTGATAACTCATGGTTAAGTAAAATCTATTTAAGTCAATTCATTGCCCGAGAGATTCTTGGATGGGAATGGGATGAGCAGGGAGAAAAAGCCGATGCAGCCCATGTAGCTTGGCTAACTCATCCGACATTATCCGTATGGAGTTGGAGTGATCAAATTATTTCCGGTAAGATTGCAGGAAGTAAGTATTATCCGCGCGGGGTGACGAGTGTGCTGTGGCTTGAGGAAGTTGAATAG
- a CDS encoding carbohydrate ABC transporter permease, whose product MFLLIVAVVQILPLIWLLFFSLKNNQEVFNLPPLALPTEPKWENYVKVWTEGNIGQYFFNSVFVTGSAVILTVLLASFVTFAITRMKWRFNKLVLGLFMVGLMIPVHSTLIPLFNFFLNVNLMDHPLSIILTYTAFNLPITIMILLGFYYTLPREVEEAAIMDGCSIHRMFFQIILPMTAPVLATTAIINMIYNWNEFVFVNTFISSDKYKTLTVGIQNFIGQYSTDWGAIGATLMISIIPILIVFFILSNRIVEGITSGSVKG is encoded by the coding sequence ATGTTTTTACTAATAGTAGCTGTCGTGCAAATTCTTCCATTGATCTGGTTGTTGTTTTTTTCACTAAAAAATAACCAGGAAGTTTTTAATTTACCGCCGTTAGCTTTACCGACAGAACCGAAGTGGGAAAATTACGTGAAGGTGTGGACGGAAGGAAATATCGGTCAATATTTTTTCAATAGTGTGTTCGTTACTGGTTCTGCTGTTATCCTGACTGTTTTACTTGCAAGCTTCGTAACGTTTGCGATTACCCGAATGAAGTGGCGATTTAATAAGCTTGTACTCGGTTTATTTATGGTCGGGTTGATGATTCCCGTGCACTCTACATTAATCCCGCTCTTTAATTTCTTTTTAAATGTCAATTTAATGGACCACCCGCTGTCGATCATCTTGACTTATACAGCGTTTAATTTGCCGATTACAATCATGATTTTACTCGGTTTCTACTACACATTGCCTCGAGAAGTAGAGGAAGCGGCGATTATGGATGGATGTTCGATTCACCGGATGTTTTTCCAAATCATCTTGCCGATGACGGCTCCGGTACTTGCAACGACAGCGATTATTAATATGATTTACAACTGGAATGAGTTTGTTTTTGTCAATACGTTCATTAGTTCTGATAAATATAAAACGCTCACGGTTGGAATTCAAAATTTTATTGGACAGTATTCAACGGATTGGGGAGCGATCGGAGCTACGCTTATGATCAGTATTATACCAATCTTAATTGTATTCTTTATTTTGAGTAACCGTATTGTCGAGGGAATTACCTCTGGGTCGGTTAAGGGGTAA
- a CDS encoding carbohydrate ABC transporter permease translates to MDRVMSDKKVIALYVLPAFLLLLILVYVPIVLTGYYGLMNWDGIGEMEFIGLSNYIALLSDSMFWRSAYHSLLLAVFSVLSLGAYLLVSVILAGNIKGANLFRKIYLIPMLLSSVAIAQLWMRIYHPSSGVMNRFLTAIGIENPPLWLADSSIVLFAIIIPIIWQYAGFYILIYYAALKNIPNELVEAARIDGANPWQIAYKIKLPLISGVIKVTIVLAVVGSLKYFDLIYVMTEGGPNGASEVMASYMYKQAFSTNDFGYGSAIGFFLLVICLVVTWLIRKVTASKEDEVQY, encoded by the coding sequence ATGGATCGTGTCATGTCGGACAAAAAAGTCATCGCACTGTACGTTCTGCCAGCATTCCTTTTACTGTTAATCCTCGTTTATGTCCCGATTGTGTTAACTGGGTATTACGGTTTAATGAATTGGGACGGCATCGGGGAAATGGAATTTATCGGGTTAAGCAATTATATCGCGTTACTTTCGGATTCAATGTTTTGGAGAAGTGCTTATCATTCATTATTGCTAGCCGTTTTCTCTGTGTTGAGTTTAGGAGCTTACTTGCTTGTTTCAGTGATATTGGCTGGAAATATTAAAGGTGCGAATTTATTTCGGAAAATCTATTTAATTCCAATGCTGCTATCGTCAGTTGCAATCGCGCAGCTCTGGATGAGAATCTATCATCCATCGAGTGGAGTGATGAACCGTTTCCTCACAGCGATCGGAATTGAAAACCCGCCGTTATGGCTTGCGGACTCATCGATTGTGTTATTTGCGATCATTATCCCGATCATTTGGCAGTACGCAGGTTTTTATATTTTGATTTATTATGCAGCACTTAAAAATATTCCAAATGAATTAGTAGAGGCAGCGAGAATTGACGGGGCTAACCCTTGGCAAATTGCCTATAAGATTAAACTTCCGCTTATTTCAGGGGTGATTAAAGTGACCATTGTGTTAGCGGTTGTCGGGTCACTAAAGTATTTTGATTTAATTTATGTTATGACCGAGGGCGGGCCCAACGGTGCGAGCGAAGTGATGGCTTCTTACATGTACAAGCAAGCTTTCAGTACAAATGACTTTGGGTATGGAAGCGCAATCGGCTTCTTTTTACTTGTCATTTGTTTAGTTGTTACATGGCTCATCCGCAAAGTAACAGCCTCTAAAGAAGATGAAGTTCAATATTAA
- a CDS encoding extracellular solute-binding protein, which yields MFKKAHTLFASLALVSVVALAGCGDGDSDSASGESGSDNGQEDVTIDFMHLWPAGSSADHNRIVSEIIDEFEEMHPHVTVELEVLENEQYKNKLQVISSSNQLPDVGMTWPAGFMEPYVNGNLFAPLDDVVEDGLNESFVAGTREAYEMDDTTYALPLELNIAPIYYNKAIFEENGVEVPETYDEFQEVISTLVENDVTPIALGNRDRWTGSLWYMYFADRFGGEEVLNSAIDRSGSFEDQSLIDAAEEVQNLVDMDAFVRGYNGLSDQEAKSEFMNGNAAMYLVGSWDLPNFTTNEDVPQEFRDSVGIMKFPTIEGGQGDINSWVGGPGVGLFVAENSDVKDEAKDFVKYFVERWGEQSVEDAGVIPGTQVDTDAVDLPDLYIEVLDELNNATNITLFADVQMSAGVADTHLDMIQTLFGNEISPEDFAKAHEEALAEEE from the coding sequence TTGTTCAAGAAAGCGCATACATTATTCGCTTCACTTGCCTTAGTGTCCGTTGTAGCTTTAGCAGGGTGTGGTGATGGTGATTCAGACTCCGCATCTGGGGAAAGTGGAAGTGATAACGGACAGGAAGACGTGACGATTGATTTTATGCATTTATGGCCGGCGGGTAGTTCTGCAGACCATAACCGAATTGTTAGTGAAATTATTGATGAATTTGAAGAGATGCATCCTCACGTCACGGTAGAGTTGGAAGTATTAGAGAATGAACAATACAAAAACAAGCTCCAAGTTATCTCCTCTTCCAATCAACTACCGGATGTAGGAATGACGTGGCCAGCAGGGTTTATGGAGCCTTATGTGAACGGAAATCTCTTTGCACCGCTAGATGATGTTGTAGAGGATGGCTTAAACGAATCCTTTGTAGCCGGAACACGAGAAGCGTACGAAATGGACGATACAACGTATGCATTGCCTTTGGAATTAAATATCGCACCGATTTATTATAATAAAGCGATCTTTGAAGAAAATGGTGTCGAAGTTCCAGAAACGTACGACGAATTTCAAGAGGTCATTTCGACACTTGTTGAAAATGATGTAACGCCTATTGCACTTGGAAACAGGGATCGTTGGACTGGGTCGTTATGGTATATGTACTTTGCAGATCGATTTGGGGGCGAGGAAGTACTTAATTCCGCGATCGATCGTAGTGGCTCATTTGAAGATCAAAGTTTAATCGATGCAGCAGAGGAGGTTCAAAACTTAGTGGATATGGACGCCTTTGTTAGGGGTTACAACGGGTTGTCTGACCAAGAAGCAAAATCAGAGTTCATGAATGGAAATGCGGCGATGTACCTTGTAGGCTCTTGGGATTTACCGAACTTTACAACGAATGAAGACGTACCTCAAGAATTTAGAGACAGTGTCGGGATTATGAAGTTTCCTACGATTGAAGGCGGACAAGGAGACATCAATAGCTGGGTTGGTGGACCGGGTGTCGGATTATTTGTTGCTGAAAATTCAGATGTGAAAGATGAAGCAAAGGATTTTGTGAAGTACTTTGTCGAGCGCTGGGGAGAGCAGTCTGTTGAAGACGCTGGCGTGATTCCTGGAACACAGGTAGATACAGATGCCGTTGATTTACCAGACCTTTACATTGAAGTGTTAGATGAATTAAACAATGCAACAAACATTACGCTGTTTGCAGATGTACAAATGAGTGCCGGTGTGGCGGATACGCATTTAGATATGATTCAAACGCTGTTCGGTAATGAAATTTCACCTGAAGACTTTGCCAAAGCACATGAAGAAGCTTTAGCAGAAGAAGAATAG
- a CDS encoding response regulator transcription factor produces the protein MINPKTILIVDDEPKTRQGLKRTLDKWAEGRVDIETAASGDEAIEIFNKQNVHLLITDIQMPKMTGLKLLETFEEIDEKPVVIIISAYSEFDYAQEAIRLGVLNYLLKPIKKQELIDAVEKALEVEEKREREDLIKKVMDDRLIDISKLEKEARSPIHVALKFVDEHLQEKISLSDVAKQAHLNPSYFSVLFKEQTNMTFSEYVTRRRLQNAKNLLINSDFTVSEISDEVGYQTSKYFIKLFKEYEGKTPSQFRREYSK, from the coding sequence ATGATCAATCCAAAGACGATATTAATTGTCGATGATGAGCCGAAAACGAGGCAGGGGCTGAAGAGAACGCTGGATAAGTGGGCTGAGGGAAGGGTTGATATTGAAACTGCAGCAAGCGGGGATGAAGCGATCGAGATTTTCAACAAGCAGAACGTACATTTGTTAATTACCGACATTCAAATGCCTAAAATGACAGGACTAAAGCTTTTGGAGACGTTCGAAGAGATCGATGAAAAGCCGGTGGTCATTATTATCTCAGCTTATTCTGAATTTGATTATGCTCAGGAAGCCATTCGCTTAGGGGTATTGAATTATTTACTTAAGCCGATTAAAAAACAAGAGCTAATTGATGCAGTGGAAAAAGCATTAGAGGTAGAGGAAAAACGGGAACGTGAAGATTTGATCAAAAAAGTAATGGACGACCGGCTTATTGATATATCGAAGCTTGAAAAAGAGGCCCGCTCTCCAATTCATGTCGCGTTAAAGTTTGTCGATGAGCACTTACAAGAAAAAATTAGCTTAAGTGACGTAGCGAAACAAGCTCACCTAAACCCGAGCTACTTTAGCGTGTTATTTAAAGAACAGACGAACATGACATTTAGCGAATATGTCACCCGGCGGAGGTTGCAAAATGCAAAGAACCTTCTTATCAACAGTGATTTCACAGTTTCAGAAATTTCTGATGAAGTTGGTTATCAGACCTCGAAGTATTTTATTAAATTGTTCAAGGAATACGAAGGGAAAACGCCGAGTCAATTTAGGAGAGAATATTCAAAATAA